The following proteins come from a genomic window of Ictalurus furcatus strain D&B chromosome 12, Billie_1.0, whole genome shotgun sequence:
- the wnt6a gene encoding protein Wnt-6: MMLPTQAHLLLVFTLTGRLWCVMASPLVMDPNSICRRSKPAGGVQTELCQTQPEIIQEVAKGARLGIRECQHQFRHQRWNCTGHGKSLGKILQQDIRETAFVNGIMAAGVLHAVTRACSQGELLQCGCVAIKSSSGSPNEQAKESPNPALQNQHWEWGGCGDDVDFGYKISQQFMDTRKRKGKSDIRSLIDLHNNEAGRLAVKTNMRTECKCHGLSGSCTLSSCWRKLPLFRQVGNHLMQSFQMAVRVMGGNDGKSLVPLDRDVPPLGAHSLIYSDESPDFCVANRRTGSEGTRDRVCNDTETGPGACDWLCCNKGYTEHTLEYEENCQCQFQWCCVVQCERCAIRKKVNVCL, from the exons ATGATGCTCCCAACACAAGCGCACCTTCTTCTTGTCTTCACTCTCACCGGTCGCCTGTGGTG TGTGATGGCCAGTCCTCTTGTGATGGACCCAAACAGCATTTGCAGGAGGAGTAAGCCGGCAGGAGGTGTACAAACTGAACTGTGCCAAACACAGCCTGAAATAATCCAAGAAGTTGCCAAAGGGGCACGGTTGGGAATACGCGAATGCCAACACCAGTTCCGCCATCAGCGATGGAACTGTACAGGTCATGGCAAGAGTCTAGGCAAGATCCTGCAACAAG ATATTCGGGAGACGGCTTTCGTAAATGGCATCATGGCTGCCGGAGTGCTGCATGCGGTAACACGGGCCTGCAGCCAGGGTGAGCTGCTACAGTGTGGCTGTGTGGCTATTAAGAGCTCTTCTGGTAGCCCCAATGAGCAGGCTAAAGAGAGTCCAAACCCTGCTCTCCAGAACCAACACTGGGAGTGGGGGGGTTGCGGGGATGATGTGGACTTTGGATACAAGATTTCCCAGCAGTTCATGGACACCAGGAAACGGAAGGGCAAGAGTGATATCAGGAGCCTGATTGATCTGCACAACAACGAGGCAGGCAGACTG gctGTAAAGACCAATATGCGCACCGAATGTAAATGTCACGGCCTCTCTGGCTCCTGTACACTCAGCAGCTGCTGGAGGAAGTTGCCTCTGTTCCGCCAGGTTGGAAATCATCTCATGCAGAGCTTCCAAATGGCAGTTCGTGTGATGGGTGGCAATGACGGCAAATCCCTCGTCCCCCTGGACCGGGATGTCCCACCCCTGGGTGCCCACAGTCTCATCTATTCAGATGAATCCCCGGATTTCTGCGTGGCCAATCGCAGGACAGGATCTGAAGGGACACGCGATCGGGTGTGTAATGATACAGAGACAGGTCCCGGAGCCTGTGATTGGCTGTGCTGCAATAAAGGATATACCGAACACACTCTTGAGTATGAGGAGAACTGCCAGTGCCAGTTTCAGTGGTGTTGTGTGGTACAATGTGAACGGTGTGCCATTAGAAAAAAGGTCAACGTCTGCCTTTAG
- the cdk5r2a gene encoding cyclin-dependent kinase 5 activator 2a, protein MGTVLSISPTSRKGGILDEKTEAGHGASGKTEKSLKRHSVLISALTWKRLVAASAKKKSAKKVNPNPPVSQISNPVDQLNTENLKKSQSGSERKKPGPLAVPVPTVPDKSLRANQTQNGSQNGKQLLPVQRQASTRSIISPRRVIVQASTGELLRCLSEFMCRRCYKLKELSPNEIILWFRNVDRSLLIQGWQDQGFITPANLVFVYLLCREAVTEDISSEYELQATFLTCLYLAYSYMGNEISYPLKPFLVETNKEVFWERSLRIIDKMSAKMLQINADPHFFTEVFQDLKNEAGPKDTNTKWTNTLDR, encoded by the coding sequence ATGGGCACGGTGCTCTCAATTTCTCCCACCTCCAGGAAAGGAGGGATTCTGGACGAAAAAACGGAGGCTGGACACGGTGCCAGTGGCAAGACGGAGAAAAGTCTAAAGCGTCATTCCGTTCTCATATCAGCCCTTACGTGGAAGAGGTTAGTGGCCGCGTCGGCCAAGAAGAAGAGCGCCAAAAAGGTGAACCCCAATCCCCCAGTTTCTCAGATCAGTAACCCTGTGGACCAGCTCAACACCGAAAATCTCAAGAAATCACAATCAGGCTCCGAGCGCAAAAAGCCTGGGCCGCTAGCAGTGCCGGTTCCGACTGTTCCAGATAAAAGCCTTCGCGCCAATCAAACCCAGAATGGCTCACAGAACGGAAAACAGCTCCTGCCGGTCCAGAGACAAGCCAGCACCCGCTCGATAATCTCCCCACGACGCGTGATCGTCCAAGCGTCCACCGGCGAACTGCTGCGCTGCTTGAGCGAGTTCATGTGCCGCAGGTGCTACAAGCTCAAAGAGCTGAGTCCCAACGAGATCATCCTGTGGTTCCGAAATGTAGACCGCTCGCTGCTTATCCAAGGCTGGCAGGACCAAGGTTTCATCACGCCCGCCAACCTGGTGTTCGTCTACCTGCTGTGTCGGGAAGCCGTGACCGAGGACATCAGCAGCGAGTACGAGCTGCAGGCCACGTTCCTCACCTGCTTGTACCTGGCCTACTCCTACATGGGCAACGAGATCTCCTACCCGCTCAAACCTTTTCTGGTCGAGACCAACAAGGAGGTGTTCTGGGAGCGCTCGTTGCGCATCATTGACAAAATGAGTGCCAAAATGCTGCAGATCAACGCTGACCCGCACTTCTTCACCGAGGTTTTCCAGGACCTCAAGAACGAAGCAGGCCCGAAGGACACTAACACCAAATGGACAAACACCTTGGATCGCTAG